From Caldicellulosiruptor hydrothermalis 108, a single genomic window includes:
- a CDS encoding sugar ABC transporter substrate-binding protein, with the protein MKKILNFKVIIIGLAITLTFIIIFLFAYIHFLKKNNINRPLKIGFAMSTLKEERWFFDRKYLIDAAKEKGFEVEWTNANENDMTQYQQVKYLISKGINLLIIVPSSYDSAKNAIELANQKNIPVICYDRIALDANIDAYLGFNNQKIGEIMAKYLLQQSPSGNYVFILGNPKDYNAYQIKEGYRKILSPYINSGKINILLEDYCYKWKKEYAYEYVAKLLQAGKRIDAILAQNDSLAEGAISALAEKKLAGKIPVVGQDAELSACKRIVNGYQLMTVYKPIKKLSDLTIEIAEKIIKKDKLPYTKNFVNNGYKMVPAYLVEPVAVTKNNINLIIKDNYHSYEEIFGK; encoded by the coding sequence ATGAAAAAGATATTAAATTTTAAAGTAATCATAATTGGATTAGCTATTACATTGACATTTATTATCATCTTTTTGTTTGCTTATATTCACTTTTTAAAAAAGAACAATATTAATCGTCCGCTTAAAATTGGATTTGCAATGAGTACACTAAAAGAAGAAAGATGGTTTTTTGACAGAAAATATCTCATTGATGCTGCAAAAGAGAAAGGTTTTGAAGTAGAGTGGACTAACGCAAACGAAAATGATATGACCCAATATCAACAAGTTAAATATCTTATTTCAAAAGGTATAAACTTGCTTATTATAGTTCCCAGCAGTTATGACTCTGCAAAAAATGCAATTGAACTTGCAAACCAGAAAAACATCCCCGTTATATGTTACGACCGAATAGCCTTAGATGCAAACATAGATGCCTATCTAGGATTTAACAATCAAAAGATTGGCGAAATTATGGCAAAATACTTACTGCAACAATCACCTTCCGGTAACTATGTTTTTATTCTAGGAAATCCCAAGGATTATAATGCCTATCAAATAAAAGAGGGATATAGAAAAATCTTGAGTCCATATATAAACTCAGGCAAAATCAATATTCTTCTTGAAGACTATTGTTACAAATGGAAAAAAGAGTATGCCTATGAATATGTAGCAAAGCTTCTTCAGGCAGGAAAGCGTATTGATGCAATTTTGGCACAAAACGACTCGTTAGCAGAAGGAGCCATTTCCGCTTTGGCCGAAAAAAAGCTTGCAGGAAAAATTCCGGTTGTAGGACAGGATGCTGAACTTAGTGCTTGCAAAAGAATTGTGAACGGATATCAGCTCATGACAGTATACAAACCAATTAAAAAGCTATCTGATCTTACAATAGAAATTGCTGAAAAGATTATTAAAAAAGATAAATTACCTTATACTAAGAATTTTGTTAATAACGGGTATAAAATGGTTCCGGCATATTTGGTTGAGCCTGTTGCTGTTACAAAAAATAACATAAATCTTATTATCAAAGATAATTATCATTCATATGAAGAGATATTCGGAAAATAA
- a CDS encoding sugar ABC transporter permease: MNLKKNLRTYTLIIAILLIWTIFTILTDGNFLTPRNLSMLARQMAITALVAIGMVFVIVAGHIDLSVGSVVGFTGAIAGVLQVWNGWSTPATVIAVLIVGIIIGIWQGYWVAYRGVPAFIVTLAGMLVFRGGVLLASKGITISPFKDSFRFIGQGYLNKALSIAFGAVLIVGYLLLTISQRNRRKKYNLEVLPMGLEIAKAAVVIALIVAFTGVMISYEGISIPVLILVVFTILLTFVSQNTTFGKYVYAIGGNKEAASLSGINIKNVTMKIFILMGFLSALAGIVLTSRLDAATSGAGTNMELDAIAAAILGGTSTLGGEGTVPGAIIGALIMASIDNGMSLLNLEYSYQLIVKGLVLVFAVWLDIMSRKKA, encoded by the coding sequence ATGAATTTGAAGAAAAACTTGCGAACTTACACCCTTATCATTGCCATACTTCTTATCTGGACCATATTTACAATACTTACTGATGGGAATTTTCTGACACCGAGAAATCTTTCAATGCTTGCAAGACAGATGGCAATTACAGCCCTTGTTGCAATAGGAATGGTATTTGTTATTGTTGCAGGGCACATTGACCTGTCAGTTGGTTCTGTTGTTGGATTTACAGGCGCAATTGCTGGTGTTTTGCAGGTGTGGAATGGGTGGTCAACTCCTGCTACAGTTATTGCAGTTTTGATAGTTGGTATTATAATTGGTATATGGCAAGGATATTGGGTTGCATACAGGGGTGTTCCAGCATTCATTGTTACTCTGGCAGGAATGCTTGTGTTCAGAGGAGGTGTGCTTTTAGCAAGCAAGGGTATCACAATATCGCCTTTTAAAGATAGTTTTAGATTTATCGGGCAAGGATATTTGAATAAAGCTTTGAGCATTGCATTTGGTGCTGTTTTAATTGTTGGATATTTGCTTTTAACAATTAGCCAAAGAAATAGAAGGAAAAAATACAACTTGGAAGTATTGCCAATGGGCTTGGAGATTGCAAAAGCTGCAGTTGTAATTGCTCTTATTGTTGCATTTACGGGCGTTATGATAAGCTATGAGGGAATTTCTATTCCTGTTCTGATACTTGTTGTGTTTACAATCCTGCTAACATTTGTTTCTCAGAACACAACATTTGGAAAGTATGTGTATGCAATAGGTGGTAACAAAGAAGCAGCAAGTCTTTCGGGTATCAATATTAAAAATGTTACAATGAAGATATTCATTTTGATGGGATTCTTGTCAGCACTGGCTGGAATTGTTTTAACATCAAGACTTGACGCTGCAACATCTGGTGCTGGAACAAATATGGAACTTGATGCAATTGCTGCTGCAATCCTTGGTGGAACAAGCACCCTTGGCGGTGAAGGGACAGTTCCGGGTGCTATCATAGGTGCGCTTATTATGGCAAGCATTGACAACGGTATGAGCCTTTTGAACTTGGAATATTCATACCAGCTGATTGTAAAAGGTCTTGTACTTGTATTTGCTGTATGGCTTGACATTATGTCAAGAAAGAAAGCTTAA
- a CDS encoding methyl-accepting chemotaxis protein: MKSWERLRANSLNKIFKKGSLAQKLSVFVLVLLLIPITIIDIFSVSKAVNSVISESKKSYLIATNSTAQYFQILFETAKNAAIQIMSNDSIQSFCTGESQNLKDENEKAKIAQDAKNIIANLVVTSEMFSGAYILTNRQTSLMFPPLVLDYFDFQKIENSKWYKTITDSAGYVLIDSHRENFDEVAENNNSQIPAYACSIGFQFRDLKTNQIKGVMLLDIKEEWLREKLQSTELSKQGVTTIGILAGGKIVLPLDWENKMNQKLKPNERFVQKVLSQVEAGKKEGAFETVYQQKPYLITFSKTQYFDWTVVGMIPVSAIVKSARSMESVIILLTVVFTLIAIVFGIIFALKIVKDIEKITDVMAIAEKGDLTNTINIRRSDEIGSLSRSFNNMTKNIKKLIEKGVNLTQQVTSSMASLTTIASETSAASNEIARAIQEIAEGAGNQAKEATNVSEIVSQFGQKIESIVYSIEQINKLSKDVFELSEDGSDAVKSLDKATVDTVNITDSMIRTINQLTDYSKSIGKIISLLGSISEQTKLLALNASIEAAKAGEAGRGFAVVASEIRKLADMSKESTREVDEIIKKIINQTKEAQEIADKVELVINNQNTAVETVTGAFGKIKSAIEELFEKVESINKLILSIDKEKTSIIESIENISAISQETAASTQEVSASTEEQLAAIEELKAMIERLNILAQDLYQAMQVFKV, translated from the coding sequence ATGAAATCATGGGAAAGACTTAGGGCAAATTCTTTAAATAAGATATTCAAAAAAGGTAGCCTTGCTCAGAAACTAAGTGTTTTTGTATTAGTTTTATTGCTGATTCCAATAACAATTATTGATATTTTTTCTGTGTCGAAAGCAGTAAATTCGGTGATAAGCGAAAGCAAAAAGTCGTATTTGATTGCGACAAACTCAACAGCACAGTATTTTCAAATCTTATTTGAGACAGCCAAAAACGCTGCAATTCAGATTATGTCAAATGACAGCATACAATCTTTTTGCACAGGAGAAAGCCAAAATCTAAAGGACGAAAATGAAAAGGCAAAAATAGCCCAAGATGCAAAAAATATTATTGCAAATCTTGTAGTTACATCTGAAATGTTCTCTGGTGCGTACATATTAACAAATAGACAAACTTCATTGATGTTTCCACCTTTAGTTTTAGATTATTTTGATTTTCAGAAAATAGAAAATTCAAAATGGTACAAAACGATTACGGATTCGGCAGGATATGTTTTGATTGATTCTCATAGAGAAAACTTTGATGAGGTTGCTGAAAATAACAACAGTCAGATTCCTGCTTATGCATGTTCAATTGGATTTCAATTTAGAGATTTGAAAACTAACCAGATAAAAGGCGTAATGCTTTTGGATATAAAGGAAGAGTGGCTAAGAGAAAAGCTTCAATCTACAGAACTCTCAAAGCAAGGCGTGACAACAATTGGCATTTTAGCTGGCGGCAAGATAGTACTTCCATTAGATTGGGAAAACAAAATGAATCAAAAGCTAAAACCAAACGAAAGATTTGTACAAAAAGTTTTATCTCAGGTTGAGGCTGGCAAAAAAGAAGGGGCTTTTGAAACAGTTTATCAGCAAAAACCATATCTTATAACTTTTTCAAAAACTCAGTATTTTGACTGGACTGTAGTGGGTATGATACCGGTTAGTGCAATAGTAAAAAGTGCACGCAGTATGGAAAGCGTAATTATATTACTTACAGTTGTATTTACATTAATTGCTATTGTGTTTGGCATCATCTTTGCTCTAAAAATAGTAAAGGATATTGAAAAAATAACCGATGTTATGGCGATAGCAGAAAAAGGCGACTTAACAAATACCATTAATATAAGGCGCAGTGATGAGATAGGGAGTCTTTCACGAAGCTTTAACAATATGACCAAGAACATTAAAAAACTTATAGAAAAGGGTGTAAATTTGACACAGCAGGTAACATCCTCAATGGCATCTCTTACAACAATAGCAAGTGAAACGTCGGCTGCTTCAAACGAAATAGCACGAGCAATTCAAGAGATCGCTGAGGGTGCAGGCAATCAGGCAAAAGAAGCTACAAATGTTTCTGAAATAGTATCACAGTTTGGTCAGAAAATAGAATCTATTGTTTATTCAATAGAACAAATAAATAAACTTTCAAAAGATGTATTTGAGCTTTCAGAAGATGGCTCCGATGCTGTAAAAAGCTTAGATAAAGCAACCGTTGACACTGTAAATATTACAGATTCAATGATAAGAACAATAAATCAATTGACCGATTATTCAAAATCAATTGGGAAAATAATTAGTCTTTTGGGTAGCATATCTGAGCAGACAAAACTGCTTGCACTTAATGCATCAATAGAGGCAGCAAAGGCGGGTGAGGCAGGAAGAGGCTTTGCAGTTGTTGCGAGCGAAATTCGCAAACTTGCTGATATGTCAAAAGAATCAACGCGCGAAGTTGATGAGATAATAAAGAAAATAATAAATCAAACAAAAGAAGCACAGGAGATAGCAGACAAAGTGGAACTTGTTATAAATAATCAAAACACAGCTGTTGAGACTGTCACAGGTGCGTTTGGTAAAATAAAGTCTGCAATTGAAGAATTATTCGAAAAAGTAGAAAGTATAAATAAATTAATCTTATCAATAGACAAAGAGAAAACATCTATAATTGAAAGTATAGAAAATATTTCAGCTATTTCTCAAGAAACTGCAGCCTCAACCCAAGAAGTTTCAGCATCAACTGAAGAACAATTAGCTGCAATTGAAGAACTAAAAGCCATGATTGAAAGACTAAATATTTTAGCCCAAGACCTGTATCAGGCAATGCAGGTGTTTAAGGTTTGA
- a CDS encoding response regulator transcription factor: MKKILICDDESIVIESISHILKKNFSEQMTIDEAYDGEEALQKLMFENYHVVFIDIQMPDMSGIEVMEEIRKVKKDPFPLFIIISAHDKFEYARKSVELGAFSYILKPYLVSDIVNITKKAFEEIDNILSKQKEELERKRKIKAMQSLIENGFLFFILNNKLFSDFNLRQLEQFLEIQNLQYGIVAILKVEQENSLNNIDILSELKTEIKSAFSNKCIVSFLSPSSLLCIFSAESETYKEVLKDKLKKIIKSKTDTEIQIGLSNLCNLYDDFEEAFYESYSNIISEDNEETTDLYVELEIMEKRLLNSLLKTTNIIQKQQQISELIKKYTLAYGINQARYKIILFVIQLLIEINIKENAKVIYAMEKFLKDIISIDNEMEIIQKSFEIIQIIISEAAIQKKTYSSSNIVSQALEYIKNNFKRNISLEEMSQVLNISPYYFSKIFKKSVGINFKEYLIKLKIEHAQKLLTETNMPIKEIAYEIGFDDPNYFIKAFKKYTGLTPASVRNNRNK, translated from the coding sequence ATGAAAAAGATTCTCATATGTGATGACGAGTCTATCGTAATTGAATCAATTTCGCATATATTAAAAAAGAATTTTTCAGAACAGATGACTATTGACGAAGCTTATGACGGAGAAGAAGCACTGCAAAAGTTGATGTTTGAAAATTATCATGTAGTTTTTATAGACATACAAATGCCAGATATGAGCGGAATAGAAGTAATGGAAGAAATCCGAAAAGTAAAAAAAGACCCTTTTCCTCTTTTCATTATTATCTCAGCACATGACAAATTTGAATATGCAAGAAAATCGGTCGAGCTTGGCGCTTTTTCTTATATACTAAAGCCCTACTTGGTATCAGACATTGTAAACATTACAAAAAAAGCTTTTGAAGAAATTGACAACATTTTGTCTAAGCAAAAAGAAGAATTGGAGAGGAAAAGAAAAATTAAAGCCATGCAATCTTTAATAGAAAATGGGTTTTTATTTTTTATCCTGAACAACAAACTATTTTCAGATTTTAACTTAAGACAATTAGAACAGTTCCTTGAAATTCAAAACCTTCAGTACGGTATTGTTGCAATTTTGAAGGTAGAGCAGGAAAATTCTTTAAATAATATAGACATTTTAAGTGAACTTAAAACTGAAATTAAATCAGCTTTCTCAAACAAATGCATCGTATCTTTTTTATCTCCAAGCTCACTTTTGTGTATATTTTCAGCCGAAAGTGAGACTTACAAAGAAGTTTTAAAAGATAAACTAAAAAAGATAATCAAATCTAAAACAGATACTGAAATACAAATAGGTTTGAGCAACTTATGTAATCTTTACGATGACTTTGAAGAAGCATTTTACGAAAGTTACAGTAATATAATCTCTGAAGATAATGAAGAAACAACAGATTTATATGTGGAGCTTGAAATAATGGAAAAAAGACTATTAAATTCACTTTTAAAAACTACCAATATTATTCAAAAACAGCAGCAGATTTCAGAGCTTATAAAAAAATATACTTTGGCATATGGAATTAACCAAGCGCGATACAAGATAATTTTGTTTGTTATCCAGTTATTAATTGAAATTAACATAAAAGAAAATGCAAAAGTCATATATGCAATGGAAAAATTTTTAAAAGATATTATTTCAATTGACAATGAAATGGAGATAATCCAAAAATCATTTGAAATAATCCAAATAATCATCAGCGAAGCAGCAATACAAAAAAAAACATACAGCTCGAGCAATATAGTTTCACAAGCTCTTGAATACATTAAAAACAATTTTAAAAGAAATATCTCTTTAGAAGAAATGAGCCAAGTATTAAATATTAGTCCTTATTACTTTAGTAAAATCTTCAAAAAATCAGTTGGTATAAATTTTAAAGAATACTTAATAAAACTGAAAATAGAGCACGCACAAAAACTTTTGACAGAAACAAATATGCCCATAAAAGAAATAGCATACGAAATTGGATTTGATGACCCCAATTATTTTATCAAAGCATTTAAAAAATACACGGGTTTGACACCTGCTTCAGTTAGAAATAATAGAAATAAATAA
- a CDS encoding galactose ABC transporter substrate-binding protein, which produces MFNKKKFWVVLVSMVLIISLVLVGCGKKSTNDSSNGTSEENKPYIGVAIYKFDDTFMTGVRNAIAKEGEGKAKLDFVDCQNSQSTQNDKIDLFITKKVDALAINPVDRTAAGVLIDKAKQANIPVVFFNREPLPEDMKKWDKVYYVGAKAEQSGTLQGEIMAEYWKSHPEADKNHNGIMEYVMITGEPGHQDAILRTEYSIKAVEAAGIKTKALAQDTAMWDRVKGQEKMQAFLASFGDRIEAVFCNNDDMALGAIEALKAAGYFKNGKYIPVVGVDATTPGLQALEEGTLLGTVLNDAKAQGKATFNLAYVLAKGEKPTKENVGFDITDGKYIWVPYQKVTKDNLEEMKKYVNEQ; this is translated from the coding sequence ATGTTCAACAAAAAGAAATTTTGGGTGGTTTTAGTATCAATGGTTTTAATTATTTCACTTGTTCTTGTCGGTTGTGGTAAAAAGAGCACAAATGACAGTTCAAATGGAACATCAGAAGAAAACAAGCCCTATATTGGTGTTGCAATCTACAAGTTTGACGACACGTTCATGACAGGTGTTAGAAATGCAATTGCAAAAGAAGGTGAAGGTAAAGCAAAGCTTGACTTTGTTGATTGCCAGAACTCTCAGTCAACTCAAAATGATAAGATTGACCTGTTCATCACAAAGAAAGTTGACGCTCTTGCAATCAACCCTGTTGACAGAACAGCAGCAGGTGTTTTGATCGACAAGGCAAAACAGGCAAACATTCCAGTTGTGTTCTTCAACAGAGAGCCGCTTCCAGAAGATATGAAGAAATGGGACAAGGTTTACTATGTTGGCGCTAAAGCTGAGCAGTCTGGAACTTTGCAAGGAGAAATCATGGCAGAGTACTGGAAATCACATCCAGAAGCTGACAAAAACCACAACGGTATTATGGAATATGTTATGATTACTGGTGAGCCTGGTCATCAGGATGCAATCTTGAGAACAGAGTATTCAATCAAAGCTGTTGAGGCAGCAGGTATCAAGACAAAAGCTTTAGCTCAAGACACAGCTATGTGGGACAGGGTAAAAGGCCAAGAAAAGATGCAGGCATTCTTGGCATCATTTGGCGATAGGATTGAAGCTGTATTCTGCAACAACGATGATATGGCACTTGGTGCGATTGAGGCATTAAAAGCTGCAGGGTATTTCAAGAATGGTAAATACATTCCTGTTGTCGGTGTTGACGCAACAACTCCAGGTCTTCAGGCTCTTGAAGAAGGAACACTTTTAGGTACTGTTTTGAACGACGCAAAGGCTCAAGGAAAAGCTACGTTCAATTTGGCATATGTTCTTGCAAAGGGAGAAAAACCAACAAAAGAGAATGTTGGGTTTGACATCACAGATGGAAAGTACATTTGGGTTCCATATCAAAAGGTTACAAAGGACAATTTAGAAGAGATGAAGAAATACGTAAATGAGCAATAA
- a CDS encoding sensor histidine kinase: MILSFKTYKAKLIFFILTFILTTIAINLLIQLNVNFLHNYFDKTYHNIESINTITNNFGTISRSIQSYVISGDSDSILNVYDSLNSISYELNQLTCQSEDEIVYKRSITNIYKTINDNIDMVILYKKQGKDYTKKLSDTIESLDYANYFLQKFTQSKINHSVEYYNSLKSSIRKITNTNYVVIALWFILSIIVSLLFTKELTDPISKLAKYSNKVAKGELNFSIPKVDSTDELGILNNSFSDMLENIKDMLKKLEDKAELEKELAKKEIEMVKYQQALQEAELKSLQAQINPHFLFNTLNTLAQMAMLENADKTYDMLIKTSNYLRYCVQNINKLVTLSEEVENVKNYIFIHNIRFRNKINLEIDIEKEIEDAKIPSMILQPIVENSIVHGFAKKREGTIKIVAKKYYTSYVKIQIIDNGSGIEPEVLSELAKKSYVSKTSTGIGIENITKRLEFFFGIKEPIFIESKKGIGTTVTITIPYIN, translated from the coding sequence ATGATATTATCATTTAAGACATACAAGGCAAAACTTATATTTTTTATTCTAACCTTCATCCTTACAACAATCGCAATAAACCTACTAATTCAGCTTAATGTTAATTTTCTTCACAACTACTTTGATAAGACTTATCATAACATTGAAAGTATCAATACTATAACAAATAACTTTGGAACAATTAGCAGAAGTATTCAATCTTATGTTATTTCTGGAGATTCAGACTCAATCTTAAACGTTTACGACAGTTTAAATTCTATATCATATGAACTAAACCAGCTTACTTGCCAGAGTGAAGACGAAATTGTTTATAAAAGAAGTATTACTAACATATATAAAACAATAAATGATAACATTGACATGGTTATACTTTATAAAAAACAAGGAAAAGATTACACAAAGAAGCTTTCAGACACAATAGAAAGTTTAGATTATGCAAATTACTTTTTACAGAAATTTACTCAAAGTAAAATTAATCATAGTGTTGAATATTATAACAGTTTAAAAAGCTCTATTCGAAAGATTACAAATACAAATTATGTAGTAATAGCATTATGGTTTATACTTTCAATAATAGTTAGCCTTCTTTTCACAAAAGAGCTAACAGATCCAATATCAAAACTTGCAAAATATTCAAACAAAGTAGCAAAAGGAGAATTAAATTTTTCAATTCCAAAAGTTGATTCTACAGATGAATTAGGGATTTTAAATAATTCTTTTAGTGACATGCTTGAAAACATCAAAGATATGCTGAAAAAACTTGAAGATAAGGCTGAGCTTGAAAAAGAACTTGCAAAGAAAGAAATAGAAATGGTAAAGTATCAACAAGCATTGCAAGAGGCAGAACTAAAATCGCTCCAAGCTCAGATAAATCCACATTTTTTGTTCAATACATTAAATACACTTGCTCAAATGGCAATGTTGGAAAATGCGGATAAAACTTATGATATGCTTATAAAAACTTCTAATTATCTTAGATACTGTGTTCAAAATATAAATAAGCTTGTAACACTGAGTGAAGAGGTTGAAAATGTGAAGAATTATATATTTATTCATAATATAAGATTTAGAAACAAAATTAATCTTGAAATTGATATTGAAAAAGAGATTGAAGATGCAAAAATACCAAGTATGATACTTCAGCCTATAGTTGAAAATTCTATTGTTCATGGGTTTGCAAAAAAGAGAGAAGGAACAATAAAAATAGTTGCCAAAAAATATTACACCAGCTATGTGAAAATTCAAATTATAGACAATGGTAGTGGTATAGAACCCGAAGTGCTATCAGAACTTGCTAAAAAATCCTACGTTTCTAAAACATCCACAGGCATAGGAATTGAAAACATCACAAAAAGGCTTGAGTTTTTCTTTGGAATAAAAGAGCCTATTTTTATTGAGTCAAAGAAAGGCATAGGAACAACAGTGACAATTACTATTCCTTATATAAACTAA
- a CDS encoding sugar ABC transporter ATP-binding protein, translating into MAKTEYILEMNGITKEFPGVKALDNVTVKIKRGTVHALLGENGAGKSTLMKCLFGIYKLDSGEIILDGQHVHINNPIDAIKLGISMIHQELQPVNQRNVMENIWLGRFPRVSVGPFKFVNHKKMYEDTKALLQKLEIDVDPKAIVGHLSVSKVQLIEIAKAVSYNSKVIVMDEPTSSLTENEVEHLFRIIRDLKSKGVSIIYISHKLEEIFEIADEVTIMRDGKVVGSWSISELTPDMMIANMVGRQMSDRFPQKTNKPSEVILKVENLTSVDPKSFKNVSFELRKGEILGIGGLVGAQRTELIEAIFGLRSIKEGKIFIKGKEVIIKNPQDAIRNKIALLTEDRKLTGIIPELNILENTTLASLRKYLNGFGLLNDKKRLLDTQNFIDILRIKTPSYKAQIKNLSGGNQQKVLIARWLLTEPEILLLDEPTRGIDVGAKFEIYNLINQLATEGKSIIMISSEMPELLGMSDRILVMCEGRVSGILERNEATEEEIMKLATRFSA; encoded by the coding sequence ATGGCAAAGACAGAGTATATTTTGGAGATGAATGGTATTACAAAGGAGTTTCCGGGAGTTAAAGCTCTTGATAATGTCACTGTAAAAATAAAAAGAGGAACAGTTCATGCTCTTTTGGGTGAAAACGGTGCGGGGAAGTCCACGTTAATGAAGTGTCTGTTCGGAATTTATAAGCTTGACAGTGGTGAGATAATTTTAGATGGTCAACATGTTCACATAAACAATCCAATTGACGCTATAAAGCTTGGGATTTCAATGATTCACCAAGAACTTCAGCCAGTCAATCAACGCAATGTGATGGAAAACATCTGGCTGGGGAGATTTCCACGTGTGAGCGTAGGTCCGTTTAAATTTGTCAACCATAAAAAAATGTATGAAGATACTAAAGCACTTTTACAAAAACTTGAGATTGATGTTGATCCAAAAGCGATTGTTGGACATCTTTCAGTATCAAAGGTTCAGCTTATTGAAATTGCAAAAGCTGTCTCTTACAACTCAAAAGTAATTGTAATGGATGAACCTACTTCTTCTTTGACAGAAAATGAGGTTGAACATCTGTTCAGAATAATAAGAGATCTGAAATCAAAGGGAGTTTCAATAATTTATATATCTCACAAACTTGAAGAAATTTTTGAAATAGCTGACGAAGTTACAATAATGAGAGATGGAAAGGTTGTTGGTTCATGGAGTATTTCAGAGCTTACACCTGATATGATGATTGCAAATATGGTTGGAAGACAGATGTCAGATAGATTCCCACAAAAAACAAATAAACCATCTGAGGTTATCTTGAAAGTTGAAAATTTGACCTCTGTTGATCCCAAATCATTCAAAAATGTTTCTTTTGAGCTAAGAAAAGGTGAGATTTTAGGAATTGGAGGTCTTGTGGGGGCTCAAAGAACAGAACTAATAGAGGCTATTTTTGGTTTAAGAAGCATTAAAGAAGGCAAGATTTTTATCAAAGGTAAAGAAGTGATTATCAAAAATCCTCAGGATGCTATAAGAAATAAAATTGCACTGCTCACAGAAGATAGAAAGCTAACTGGAATTATTCCAGAATTAAATATATTAGAAAATACCACCTTAGCAAGCCTAAGAAAATATTTGAACGGGTTTGGGCTTTTGAATGACAAAAAAAGACTTCTCGATACGCAAAACTTTATAGATATATTGAGGATAAAAACGCCATCATACAAAGCTCAAATAAAGAATCTATCAGGTGGTAACCAGCAGAAAGTATTAATTGCTCGCTGGCTTTTGACAGAGCCCGAAATCCTGCTTTTAGATGAGCCAACAAGGGGAATTGATGTTGGTGCAAAATTTGAGATTTATAACTTAATAAATCAGCTTGCAACAGAGGGCAAGAGTATTATTATGATTTCATCAGAAATGCCAGAACTTTTAGGAATGTCTGATAGAATTCTTGTCATGTGTGAGGGAAGAGTTTCAGGTATTTTAGAGAGAAATGAAGCTACAGAAGAAGAAATTATGAAACTTGCAACCAGATTTTCAGCGTAA
- a CDS encoding substrate-binding domain-containing protein: MSSTKNFILKYLIITVSLLLLLILVWLSASDFLVIRKMGNLNNFSQNNYINCAVILPKNEMYWKEFLGEFEQFAQAQKVLSETIFYESEQEEVFGLKLALFSKFDFVILCDLFHSSEIKSLIDQLKLQKIKVISILNSNLKDFFDTTLGFDYFQKGRLVASNIEIVAKQKNLDRLKIAVITNTINKSLSGNSEVEGIKSYLKEKGIEFSVDLFSIEYGNAESEKLLNNIIAAQQYNCYYTTEELETFAFIDSFVKSPKDSNFIFIGAGDDSRLLRYRDEGLIDRLVMPNYDELAIRSILIMKDFEKLASKGQFIPISIIVK; encoded by the coding sequence ATGTCCTCAACAAAAAATTTCATATTAAAGTACTTAATAATTACAGTTTCTCTCTTGCTTCTGCTTATCTTGGTGTGGCTATCAGCAAGTGACTTTTTAGTCATTCGTAAAATGGGCAATTTAAATAACTTTTCACAAAATAATTATATAAACTGCGCTGTTATATTGCCTAAAAATGAAATGTATTGGAAAGAATTTTTAGGTGAGTTTGAACAGTTCGCTCAGGCACAAAAGGTTTTATCAGAAACCATCTTCTATGAATCCGAACAAGAGGAGGTTTTTGGCTTAAAACTGGCTCTTTTTTCAAAGTTTGATTTTGTCATACTTTGCGATTTATTTCACAGCAGTGAAATTAAATCTTTAATCGACCAGCTCAAACTGCAAAAAATTAAAGTGATATCTATTCTCAACAGTAACCTTAAAGATTTTTTTGACACAACGCTAGGTTTTGACTATTTTCAAAAAGGTAGGCTTGTTGCAAGTAACATTGAAATTGTAGCAAAACAAAAAAATTTAGATAGACTCAAAATTGCAGTCATAACAAATACAATCAACAAGAGTTTATCAGGCAATAGCGAAGTTGAAGGTATAAAAAGCTATTTAAAAGAAAAAGGAATAGAATTTTCTGTAGATTTATTTTCAATTGAATATGGAAATGCTGAGTCAGAAAAACTTTTAAATAACATAATAGCTGCTCAGCAATACAACTGTTATTATACAACCGAAGAGCTTGAGACTTTTGCTTTTATCGATAGTTTTGTCAAATCTCCAAAAGATTCAAATTTTATCTTTATCGGAGCAGGAGATGATTCACGACTTTTAAGATACAGAGATGAAGGACTTATTGACAGGCTTGTTATGCCAAATTACGATGAACTTGCTATCAGGTCTATTTTGATTATGAAGGACTTTGAAAAATTAGCTTCTAAGGGCCAATTTATTCCTATATCCATAATCGTTAAATAG